A window of Desulfobulbus oralis genomic DNA:
TGATCGATATGCACACCCATCTGCGGGAACCCGGCTGGGAATACAAGGAAGACATCCGCTCCGGCTGCCAGGCGGCAGCAGCGGGCGGTTTCACGGGTGTGGCCTGCATGCCGAACACGAGGCCGGTCAATGACTGCGCCGCAATCACCCGCTTCATCCTGGAAAAAGCCAGGGTGGCGGCAGCACGTGTCTATCCGATTGGCGCCATCAGTCAGGGCAGCAGAGGCGAGCTGCTGGCTGATTTCGGCGAACTCAGGGAGGCCGGGGCGGTGGCGGTCAGCGATGACGGCAGGCCGGTTGAGAGCAGCCAGCTCATGCGGCGGGCGCTGGAATATGCCAACGACTTTGAGCTGCCGGTCATCTCCCACTGCGAAGACCTGGGGCTCGGCAGGGGCGCCATGCACGAGGGGCCGCATGCCACCCGGCTGGGGCTCAGGGGCATTCCGGCGGCAGCCGAATCGGTCATGGTCTTCCGGGACATTGCGCTCGCGGAGTGCACCGGCTTGTCCGTGCATATCGCCCATGTGAGCACCGCCCAGTCACTGCACATCATCCGGGCCGCCAAAGCGCGCGGCGTGCGGGTCACGGCGGAAACCGCGCCCCACTACTTCACGCTGACCGACGAGGCTGTGGGCGACTACGACACCAACGCCAAGATGAATCCGCCGCTTCGAAGCGCAGACGACCGTGAGGCGGTGCGGCAGGCCCTGGCCGACGGCACGCTGGATGTCATCGTCACCGACCACGCGCCTCACTCCTGTCTGGAAAAGGAATGTGAATTCGAAAAGGCGGCCAACGGCATCATCGGACTGGAGAGCTCGCTGGGGCTCAGCCTGTGTCTGGTCCGGGACGGCCTGCTCAGCCCACTCAGGCTCATCGAGCTGATGTCGCTGGCGCCGGCCAGGATTCTCCATCTGCCCGCAGGTACACTGGCGCCGGGCGCAGCGGCGGATCTGACGCTCATCAATCCCGATCTGCCCTACATCTTTTCAGAAGGGGATATCCGCTCCAAGAGTCGCAACACGCCCTTTCTGGGACGGCGGCTGCCCGGCCGGGCCGTGCTGACCATGGTGGACGGCAGGGTCAGCTACCGGAAAAATCTGTCCTCAACTGCTGCGGCACCAGCTCATGACGCATAGGGGGCCGGGTCCTGCGCTCCGGCCTCGGCAAAGCCCTTCAGTCGCAGGCGGCAGGCGTCGCAATGCCCGCAGGCCCGCCCGTCCACCGGGTCGTAGCAGCTATGCGTCATACTGTAATCCACACCCAGCGCCAGACCCCGCACAATAATTTCCTTCTTGCTCAAATACTGCAGCGGGGCGTGAAAACGAAACGCCCTGCCCTGCACGCCCGCCCTGGTGCCAAGGCTCGCCATGCGGGCGAAAGCCTCTAAAAATTCCGGCCGGCAATCCGGATAGCCGCTGTAATCCATGGCGTTGATGCCCAGGAAGATGTCGTCTGCCCCGAGCACCTCGGCCCAGGCAAGCGCATGCGCCAGAAAGATGATGTTCCGGCCCGGCACGTAGGTGGCCGGAATGTCCTGCCCCACGGTATTCATGGGCCGGTCTTTGGGCACGGCCGCGCCGGTGGTGAGCGCGGAACCGCCGATGATATCCAGGTCCACCCGCAAAATCAGATGACTGGCCCCGAAATGGCGGGCTATGTGCTGCGCTTTTTCCAGCTCCAGCTCCTGGCGCTGGCCATAACGAAAACTCAGGCAGTGACAGGCAAAGCCCCTGTCCTTGGCCATGGCCAACACGGTTGTGGAATCCAAACCGCCGCTCAACAGAATGACCGCCTTTTTTTCGTCCTGCATCCTGGCTCAACCGATATTCAGATGAAAGGGAATCTGCCGTGTCATGCCCACGGCTTCCGGCCGCACTTCGGCCTGCCAGGCCAGAAAGCGCACGCCTGCAGCCATGGCCTGCTCCACGGCCTGCGCGTAGCCGGGATCAATCCGGCGTGCCACCGAGCAGAGCTGCACGTCTGTCCGCGGCACGCAGAAGAGCACTGCCGCCTGCTCGCCGCCTGCCGCCAGGGCCGCCAGCTCCCGCATGTGTTTCGCGCCCCGCGCGGTCACCGCATCCGGAAACAGGCCGATGCCGTCCTCCGCCAGCGAACACTGCTTGACCTCCAGATACACCCGGCCTGTGCCGGTGTGCAAAAGAAAATCCAGCCGGACATGGCGGCCCAAAGTCACCTCCCGCCGGATACTGCTGATCCGGCCAAAGGCGTCTATGAGACCCCGCTCCAGACCTTCATGCACGACTTGATTCGTGCGGCCGGTGTGCACGCCGATCCAGCAGACCGGGCCACGCACCATTTCGAGCGTCCACGCATATTTCCTGGCCGGGTTGTCCGCACAGGAAATGATGACCCGGCTGCCCGGCTCCGAACAACCCAGCATGGCTCCTGAATTGGGACAGTGCACGGTCAGTTCAGCGCCATCGTCCAGACGCACCTCGGCCAGAAAGCGCTTGTACCGTCTGAGCAGTGTGCCTGCCAGCCGTTTTTCAGGCAGCAGCATGACACGACTCGCAAAAGAAGCGGGGGACCTGTTTCTGCACGGTGGTTTTTTCCACAAAATCATGTAAAATGCACAGGGAAGCAGGCCAGCGCAGCCATAAGGCGATGCTGACCAGACCGACATCAACGCTTATCATAGCCAGACAGCAGGGGGATTTCCACCATGAAACTCGGACTGAACGGGCTTGGAAGAATCGGCAAACTTTCTCTGTGGAACCACGTCACAAAAAAATATTTCCCGGAACTGGTCGTCAATCTGGGCCGGGACGTGGGCTGCGGCCTGCAGGATCTCGCGGCTGCGATCGAAAAGGATTCCACCTATGGCCGCCTCAGCACCTATGTCAACGGCTACAGGGGCGGCCGGGTGATTGAAAACCTGGACGAGGCGGCCGGCACCATGACCATCAACGGCACCCCGGTCACCTTTCTGCGTCAGGCGAGAAATCCGAAAGACATTGACTGGAAGAGCCACCAGGTCCGTCTTGTGGTGGACACCACCGGCCAGTTCAGGGATCCGACCGCCGACCCGGACGAGGGCAGGGGTTCCTGCCGCGGCCATCTTCTGGCCGGGGCGGAAAAGGTCATCGTGTCCGCTCCGTTCAAAATCAAGGCCAAAGGCCTGGCCATGCCCGAAGACGCCATCACCACCGTCATGGGCATCAATGACGACGACTTCGACCCCGCGTGCCACACCATCATTTCGGCAGCCTCCTGCACCACCACCTGCCTGTCCTACATGATCAAGCCCCTGCTCGATCATTTCGGGGCCAAGCGACTGCTCTCCGCCTCCATGGTCACGGTTCACGCCTCGACCGGCACCCAGGAGGTACTGGATCGCCTCCCTGCCGCCGGGGCGAGCGATCTGCGCAAAAACCGCTCGATCCTCAACAACATCATCCTGACCACAACCGGCGCGGCCAAAGCACTCTCACTCGTTATCCCTGAGATGCAATCCATTGGTTTCATTGCTGAATCGGTGCGCATCCCCACCACAGCCGGCTCGCTGATCGTCCTGGTGCTCAATTTGCAGGACGAGCTGGACAACCCGGTCAAACGCAATCTCATCAACGAGATTTACGAAGAATACGCCAAGACCAGCCCCTACCTCGTCTTTTCAGCGGAGCAGAACGTGTCCTCCGACATCATGGGCATGCCCAAGGCGGCGGTGGTCATCGAATCCACAGAAATTCATACCCGCACCGCCACGGTACGGGTCAATCTGGATCAGTTGAAAAACGTAAAAATCGAGGGCGCCAGCTCCTCCATTCTGGAGGTGCCCTTCACCCAGGCGGTCATCTACGGCTGGTACGACAATGAACTGGGCAGCTACACCAACATGCTGGGCGAGCTGAGCAAAACCGTTGCCGACCAGATGCTGTGATCGTCCGCCGCCTGCGCCCCCAAGACGTCCCTGCAGTGCAGGCCCTTGAAGAGGCGGGGATGCAGCATCCCTGGACGGCCGGGCAGGTGGCAGGCGAGCTGGAATCGGCCGCAGGGCTGGGCTTTGGCGCGGAAGACCGTGGGCAGCTCCGGGCCTTTGCCTTCTTCCGCTGTTATCCGCCAGAATGCGAGCTGCTGCGTATCGTGGTGCATCCGGATGCACGGCGGCAGGGTCTGGCAGAGCGGCTTTTGAGCCTGGCGCTCACCGAATGCGCGGCGCTGGGCGCCCTCGTCTGTTTCCTCGAAGTGCGGGCCTCCAAT
This region includes:
- a CDS encoding dihydroorotase, whose product is MSNSWLIVNGRILDPASGRDEQGDLLIIDGVFAPPGEAVPPDAGRIDATDLWVTPGLIDMHTHLREPGWEYKEDIRSGCQAAAAGGFTGVACMPNTRPVNDCAAITRFILEKARVAAARVYPIGAISQGSRGELLADFGELREAGAVAVSDDGRPVESSQLMRRALEYANDFELPVISHCEDLGLGRGAMHEGPHATRLGLRGIPAAAESVMVFRDIALAECTGLSVHIAHVSTAQSLHIIRAAKARGVRVTAETAPHYFTLTDEAVGDYDTNAKMNPPLRSADDREAVRQALADGTLDVIVTDHAPHSCLEKECEFEKAANGIIGLESSLGLSLCLVRDGLLSPLRLIELMSLAPARILHLPAGTLAPGAAADLTLINPDLPYIFSEGDIRSKSRNTPFLGRRLPGRAVLTMVDGRVSYRKNLSSTAAAPAHDA
- the queC gene encoding 7-cyano-7-deazaguanine synthase QueC, with the translated sequence MQDEKKAVILLSGGLDSTTVLAMAKDRGFACHCLSFRYGQRQELELEKAQHIARHFGASHLILRVDLDIIGGSALTTGAAVPKDRPMNTVGQDIPATYVPGRNIIFLAHALAWAEVLGADDIFLGINAMDYSGYPDCRPEFLEAFARMASLGTRAGVQGRAFRFHAPLQYLSKKEIIVRGLALGVDYSMTHSCYDPVDGRACGHCDACRLRLKGFAEAGAQDPAPYAS
- the sfsA gene encoding DNA/RNA nuclease SfsA; its protein translation is MLLPEKRLAGTLLRRYKRFLAEVRLDDGAELTVHCPNSGAMLGCSEPGSRVIISCADNPARKYAWTLEMVRGPVCWIGVHTGRTNQVVHEGLERGLIDAFGRISSIRREVTLGRHVRLDFLLHTGTGRVYLEVKQCSLAEDGIGLFPDAVTARGAKHMRELAALAAGGEQAAVLFCVPRTDVQLCSVARRIDPGYAQAVEQAMAAGVRFLAWQAEVRPEAVGMTRQIPFHLNIG
- a CDS encoding glyceraldehyde 3-phosphate dehydrogenase NAD-binding domain-containing protein translates to MKLGLNGLGRIGKLSLWNHVTKKYFPELVVNLGRDVGCGLQDLAAAIEKDSTYGRLSTYVNGYRGGRVIENLDEAAGTMTINGTPVTFLRQARNPKDIDWKSHQVRLVVDTTGQFRDPTADPDEGRGSCRGHLLAGAEKVIVSAPFKIKAKGLAMPEDAITTVMGINDDDFDPACHTIISAASCTTTCLSYMIKPLLDHFGAKRLLSASMVTVHASTGTQEVLDRLPAAGASDLRKNRSILNNIILTTTGAAKALSLVIPEMQSIGFIAESVRIPTTAGSLIVLVLNLQDELDNPVKRNLINEIYEEYAKTSPYLVFSAEQNVSSDIMGMPKAAVVIESTEIHTRTATVRVNLDQLKNVKIEGASSSILEVPFTQAVIYGWYDNELGSYTNMLGELSKTVADQML
- the rimI gene encoding ribosomal protein S18-alanine N-acetyltransferase encodes the protein MQALEEAGMQHPWTAGQVAGELESAAGLGFGAEDRGQLRAFAFFRCYPPECELLRIVVHPDARRQGLAERLLSLALTECAALGALVCFLEVRASNGAALALYERQGFRIDGRRRRYYDSPEEDALLLHKHLEHRRKQ